A region from the Pelobates fuscus isolate aPelFus1 chromosome 1, aPelFus1.pri, whole genome shotgun sequence genome encodes:
- the LOC134572679 gene encoding cytochrome c oxidase assembly factor 4 homolog, mitochondrial gives MSFPVQQPHNRTRKPDDEEDPVDQMIVRTGCAAAHYAVQECMAEHQDWRQCQTQVQQFKDCMLDYQKQRAEELKKQIKAS, from the coding sequence ATGTCTTTTCCAGTCCAACAACCTCATAATCGCACACGGAAGCCGGATGATGAAGAGGACCCTGTTGATCAGATGATTGTTCGCACAGGATGTGCAGCAGCTCATTATGCCGTGCAGGAGTGCATGGCAGAGCACCAGGACTGGAGACAGTGTCAGACACAAGTCCAGCAATTTAAAGACTGCATGCTGGACTATCAGAAACAGAGGGCGGAAGAACTGAAGAAGCAGATAAAGGCTTCATAA
- the PAAF1 gene encoding proteasomal ATPase-associated factor 1 isoform X2, with product MDVSSGGGLGLSTSTDGSMKIWQTNNGEIRRVLEGHIYDVNCCMFFPSGMVVLSGGMDSQIKIWSVEDASCPVTFKGHQAGILDLAVVDRGRNVLSCSRDGTARLWDCGRSSCLAVVAECGVPINGMCIGVPDNTVNLGSPEQPPSDREVGTEGKLLLLAREDKKLQGVSVQSRTPIFVFDGSDAFNCCTFLSSINVLAGTQDGNIYTLDVRNTRTPVQTLCKSGAPVLSLMPFGEGFIASQGDGTCFVLQQDSAQVLELIGPDYDPVYKVAAMDKLVYTCCRDGIIRKYQLTDL from the exons ATGGATGTGTCCAGCGGAGGGGGACTGGGGCTCTCTACCAGTACAGATGGATCTATGAAGATCTGGCAAACTAATAACGGGGAAATTAGA AGGGTTCTGGAAGGTCACATTTATGATGTAAACTGCTGCATGTTCTTCCCCTCCGGGATGGTGGTGCTCAGCGGAGGGATGGATTCTCAGATTAAGATCTGGTCGGTGGAAGACGCCAGCTGCCCGGTTACCTTTAAAGGTCATCAAGCAG GAATCTTGGACTTGGCGGTGGTGGATCGTGGAAGGAACGTGTTGTCTTGTTCTCGGGatggcacagccagactttggGATTGCGGTAGATCCTCCTGCCTCGCCGTGGTTGCAGAGTGTGGTGTTCCTATTAACGGCATGTGCATAGGGGTGCCTGACAACACCGTGAACCTGGGATCCCCTGAACAACCACCGA GCGACCGCGAAGTGGGGACTGAAGGGAAGTTATTGCTGCTGGCGCGAGAGGATAAAAAGCTGCAGGGAGTGAGTGTGCAAAGTCGTACGCCT ATATTTGTCTTCGATGGATCCGATGCATTTAACTGCTGCACCTTCCTTTCCAGTATAAACGTTCTGGCGGGAACCCAGGATGGTAACATATACACACTGGATGTCAGGAATACAAG GACCCCAGTGCAGACTCTGTGCAAGTCAGGGGCCCCAGTGCTTTCCTTGATGCCCTTTGGAGAAGGATTTATTGCTAGCCAAG GTGATGGAACCTGTTTCGTTTTACAACAAGACTCTGCTCAGGTTCTGGAACTCATTGGACCAGACTATGACCCTGTATACAAG GTGGCAGCCATGGATAAACTTGTCTATACTTGCTGTAGAGATGGAATTATCCGGAAGTATCAGCTTACGGATCTGTGA
- the PAAF1 gene encoding proteasomal ATPase-associated factor 1 isoform X1, with translation MGSARIFIQSDWQQTLRKADGEAWVSCKIAGKPTIYGCLKCLGVGSDGIPHITSSDEFVVHEVTKKSISVSCPRENTSSKFLSPYTGFARIHGKSITCMDVSSGGGLGLSTSTDGSMKIWQTNNGEIRRVLEGHIYDVNCCMFFPSGMVVLSGGMDSQIKIWSVEDASCPVTFKGHQAGILDLAVVDRGRNVLSCSRDGTARLWDCGRSSCLAVVAECGVPINGMCIGVPDNTVNLGSPEQPPSDREVGTEGKLLLLAREDKKLQGVSVQSRTPIFVFDGSDAFNCCTFLSSINVLAGTQDGNIYTLDVRNTRTPVQTLCKSGAPVLSLMPFGEGFIASQGDGTCFVLQQDSAQVLELIGPDYDPVYKVAAMDKLVYTCCRDGIIRKYQLTDL, from the exons ATGGGGTCTGCCAGGATCTTTATCCAGAGTGACTGGCAACAAACCCTGCG GAAGGCTGATGGCGAAGCGTGGGTGTCTTGTAAGATTGCAG GGAAACCTACAATTTACGGATGTCTGAAATGCCTGGGGGTTGGTTCCGATGGCATTCCCCATATCACGTCCTCAGATGAATTTGTTGTACATGAAGTCACAAAG AAAAGTATATCTGTCTCCTGTCCCAGGGAAAACACATCCTCCAAATTTCTGTCTCCGTACACTGGCTTCGCGAGAATCCATGGGAAAAGT ATAACCTGCATGGATGTGTCCAGCGGAGGGGGACTGGGGCTCTCTACCAGTACAGATGGATCTATGAAGATCTGGCAAACTAATAACGGGGAAATTAGA AGGGTTCTGGAAGGTCACATTTATGATGTAAACTGCTGCATGTTCTTCCCCTCCGGGATGGTGGTGCTCAGCGGAGGGATGGATTCTCAGATTAAGATCTGGTCGGTGGAAGACGCCAGCTGCCCGGTTACCTTTAAAGGTCATCAAGCAG GAATCTTGGACTTGGCGGTGGTGGATCGTGGAAGGAACGTGTTGTCTTGTTCTCGGGatggcacagccagactttggGATTGCGGTAGATCCTCCTGCCTCGCCGTGGTTGCAGAGTGTGGTGTTCCTATTAACGGCATGTGCATAGGGGTGCCTGACAACACCGTGAACCTGGGATCCCCTGAACAACCACCGA GCGACCGCGAAGTGGGGACTGAAGGGAAGTTATTGCTGCTGGCGCGAGAGGATAAAAAGCTGCAGGGAGTGAGTGTGCAAAGTCGTACGCCT ATATTTGTCTTCGATGGATCCGATGCATTTAACTGCTGCACCTTCCTTTCCAGTATAAACGTTCTGGCGGGAACCCAGGATGGTAACATATACACACTGGATGTCAGGAATACAAG GACCCCAGTGCAGACTCTGTGCAAGTCAGGGGCCCCAGTGCTTTCCTTGATGCCCTTTGGAGAAGGATTTATTGCTAGCCAAG GTGATGGAACCTGTTTCGTTTTACAACAAGACTCTGCTCAGGTTCTGGAACTCATTGGACCAGACTATGACCCTGTATACAAG GTGGCAGCCATGGATAAACTTGTCTATACTTGCTGTAGAGATGGAATTATCCGGAAGTATCAGCTTACGGATCTGTGA